The following proteins come from a genomic window of Thiothrix winogradskyi:
- a CDS encoding RloB family protein, whose translation MAKRRTFSRPLGERRYRKLFVIAVEGAKTEPQYFALFNDKQSVIRVNCIKGNHDSSPPQVLKRMTDYLNKESLQSSDEAWLVVDKDQWTDSQLQQLHAWALQRTNYGFALSNPKFEYWLLLHFEDGNAIASSRECSERLEKYLPGYNKGIDTRRISPDSVTAAIQRAKQRDNPVCADWPRAIGMTTVYRLVENILRTNTGIP comes from the coding sequence ATGGCAAAAAGAAGAACCTTTTCTCGCCCCCTTGGCGAACGGCGTTACCGCAAACTGTTTGTCATTGCAGTGGAAGGAGCAAAAACCGAACCACAATACTTTGCGTTATTTAATGACAAACAATCCGTCATCAGGGTGAATTGCATAAAAGGCAATCACGATAGTTCGCCCCCACAAGTGTTGAAGCGGATGACAGACTATCTCAACAAAGAAAGCCTGCAATCGTCGGATGAAGCATGGCTGGTCGTTGACAAAGATCAGTGGACAGATAGCCAGTTGCAACAGCTTCATGCGTGGGCATTACAACGCACGAATTACGGATTTGCCTTGAGTAACCCGAAATTTGAGTACTGGTTGCTGCTACATTTTGAGGATGGCAATGCGATTGCCAGTTCACGCGAATGTTCTGAACGTCTGGAGAAATACTTACCCGGTTACAACAAAGGGATTGATACGCGCAGAATTTCGCCGGATAGTGTTACTGCGGCGATACAACGCGCCAAACAACGTGATAACCCGGTCTGTGCAGACTGGCCACGAGCGATTGGCATGACCACGGTTTACCGGCTAGTGGAAAATATTCTCAGGACAAATACAGGAATACCCTGA
- a CDS encoding AAA family ATPase, with translation MIITATVENWMSFRHPTTFSMVASRERQHGERVPKLAKYQTRVLPIAAIYGGNASGKTNFFKALRFAQWLIVKGTQPDSLIPVEPFRLDKAAATQPTRFAFELLVDETIYAFSFAVNRKAVLEEKLVQISSTSEKVLYERRDGKPNFDESLKKDPFLQFAFQGTRDNQLFLTNAVSQKVDTFRPVYDWFKDTLELVAPDTRFAAFEQYLDESHPYFATMNALLPKLDTGIARLGEVEIPFETLSLSETLRNKLLEEVKETETVRLLDAADNERFLISMKDGELTAKKLVTFHTRQGETDARFEISQESDGSQRVIDLLPAFLDLSAPASRKVYIIDELDRSLHTVLTRQLLEYYLANCTTDSRAQLLFTTHDVLLMEQDLLRRDEMWVAERDAAGCSTLVSFSEYRDIRYDKDIRKSYLQGRLGGVPRISGATLLAPCSAL, from the coding sequence ATGATCATCACCGCCACAGTCGAAAACTGGATGTCTTTCCGCCACCCGACCACCTTTTCGATGGTTGCCAGTCGCGAACGCCAGCACGGTGAACGAGTGCCGAAACTCGCCAAATACCAGACCCGCGTTCTACCCATTGCTGCCATCTACGGCGGGAATGCGTCCGGTAAAACCAACTTTTTCAAGGCACTGCGCTTTGCCCAATGGCTAATAGTCAAAGGCACGCAACCTGACAGCCTGATCCCAGTTGAACCATTCCGGCTGGACAAGGCGGCAGCCACCCAACCCACCCGTTTTGCGTTTGAATTGCTGGTGGATGAAACCATTTACGCCTTCAGCTTTGCCGTGAACCGCAAAGCCGTGCTGGAAGAAAAACTGGTGCAAATCAGCAGCACCAGCGAAAAAGTGCTGTACGAGCGCCGCGACGGCAAACCCAATTTTGATGAATCACTCAAAAAAGACCCGTTTCTCCAGTTTGCCTTTCAGGGAACGCGGGATAACCAGCTCTTCCTCACCAATGCGGTATCGCAAAAAGTAGACACCTTTCGCCCAGTGTATGACTGGTTCAAAGACACGCTGGAACTGGTTGCCCCCGACACGCGCTTTGCAGCCTTCGAGCAATATCTGGATGAAAGCCACCCGTATTTTGCCACCATGAATGCCTTGCTCCCCAAGCTAGATACTGGCATTGCCCGGCTGGGCGAAGTGGAAATTCCGTTTGAAACCCTTTCCCTGTCCGAAACACTCAGAAACAAACTGCTGGAAGAGGTCAAAGAAACCGAAACCGTGCGCCTGCTGGACGCGGCAGACAATGAACGTTTCCTTATTTCCATGAAAGATGGCGAACTGACGGCCAAAAAGCTGGTGACATTCCACACCCGGCAAGGCGAAACCGACGCCCGCTTTGAAATCAGTCAGGAATCAGACGGTTCCCAGCGGGTCATTGACTTGCTGCCCGCTTTTCTGGACTTGTCCGCTCCCGCCAGCCGCAAGGTTTACATCATCGACGAGCTTGACCGCAGCCTCCACACTGTCCTGACCCGGCAGTTGCTAGAATACTACCTTGCCAATTGCACCACTGACAGCCGGGCGCAGTTGCTGTTTACTACTCATGATGTGCTGTTGATGGAGCAAGACTTGTTACGGCGCGATGAAATGTGGGTGGCAGAACGCGATGCCGCTGGTTGTTCCACACTGGTTTCCTTCAGCGAATACCGTGACATCCGCTACGACAAGGACATCCGCAAAAGCTACCTGCAAGGGCGGCTGGGTGGTGTGCCACGCATTTCCGGTGCGACGTTACTTGCACCCTGTTCAGCCCTATAA
- the trhA gene encoding PAQR family membrane homeostasis protein TrhA: protein MQAKNITHYSLGEEIANAVTHGLGTAAAIVALTLMMVKASGTLDAANIAGVAVYGASLIILFLCSTLYHSFYHPTVKAVLKRLDHSAIFVLIAGTYTPFLMITLHSPLARVLLFVIWGMAVAGVLFKVFFIHRLKRASLVIYLLMGWLSLLVVYELYVALPTPGFALLVAGGLAYTVGALFYAAKQYHYTHAIWHLFVLGGAACHCVAIAVYVIPA from the coding sequence ATGCAAGCCAAAAACATTACCCATTACAGTCTAGGTGAAGAAATTGCCAATGCCGTCACGCATGGCTTGGGTACCGCAGCAGCGATTGTGGCATTGACCTTAATGATGGTGAAAGCGTCAGGGACACTAGACGCCGCCAATATAGCCGGGGTAGCTGTGTATGGCGCGAGCTTGATCATTTTGTTCCTGTGTTCCACCCTGTACCACAGTTTTTATCACCCGACCGTCAAGGCGGTGTTGAAGCGGCTGGATCACAGCGCCATCTTTGTGCTGATTGCGGGAACTTATACGCCGTTTTTGATGATTACCCTGCATTCCCCATTGGCACGGGTACTGCTGTTTGTGATCTGGGGAATGGCAGTGGCTGGGGTGTTGTTCAAGGTGTTTTTTATCCACCGCTTGAAACGCGCATCCTTGGTGATTTACCTGCTGATGGGCTGGTTGTCGTTGCTGGTGGTGTATGAGCTGTATGTGGCGTTGCCAACCCCCGGTTTTGCGCTGCTGGTGGCGGGCGGGCTTGCCTATACGGTTGGGGCGCTGTTTTATGCGGCGAAGCAATACCACTACACCCATGCTATTTGGCATCTGTTCGTGCTGGGCGGGGCTGCTTGCCATTGCGTGGCGATTGCGGTGTATGTGATCCCGGCGTAA
- a CDS encoding transposase, translating into MLAAVLVHPDKNTVLPFFPEAITKQDGSKKNDCEHNASKRLIPQLRQDFPRMEMILLQDALSCNAPHIRLLKSNGYSFIITAKARSGSLLLKTVLDGLANGSTQELAGTTSKKLRCGYRYANDIPLNHANQDVRVNYIDYWEERPDGTTFIYDCVTDIPLTADNVADVVRAGRSRWKVENETFNTLKNLGYNLEHNYGHGKQHLSTVFATLMMLTFLIDQIQEACCQYFQAARTRLQSRTALWEKMRGMFREHLISDWESFYAAIIWGYEHADLTPKGIRSG; encoded by the coding sequence ATGCTGGCGGCAGTGCTGGTTCACCCTGACAAGAATACCGTATTACCCTTTTTCCCAGAGGCTATCACCAAGCAGGATGGCAGCAAGAAAAATGATTGCGAACACAATGCCTCTAAACGGCTCATCCCCCAATTGCGCCAAGACTTCCCGCGCATGGAGATGATCCTGCTGCAAGATGCCCTGTCCTGCAATGCGCCGCACATCCGTCTTCTGAAGTCAAACGGTTACAGCTTTATCATTACCGCCAAAGCCCGTAGTGGCAGCCTATTACTGAAGACGGTATTGGACGGGTTAGCCAATGGCAGTACCCAAGAATTGGCAGGCACGACAAGCAAAAAGTTACGGTGTGGCTACCGTTATGCCAACGACATCCCGCTCAATCATGCCAACCAAGACGTGCGGGTCAACTACATCGACTACTGGGAGGAACGCCCCGACGGTACAACCTTTATCTATGACTGCGTGACTGACATCCCCCTCACCGCCGACAACGTGGCGGATGTGGTACGCGCAGGCCGTTCCCGCTGGAAGGTGGAGAACGAAACCTTTAACACCCTTAAAAACCTCGGTTACAACCTCGAACATAATTACGGTCATGGCAAGCAACACCTTTCCACCGTGTTCGCCACCCTGATGATGTTGACCTTCCTGATCGACCAGATACAGGAAGCTTGCTGCCAGTACTTCCAAGCCGCCCGCACCCGCTTACAGAGCCGTACCGCATTGTGGGAGAAGATGCGCGGGATGTTCCGTGAGCATCTGATTAGCGATTGGGAGTCCTTCTATGCTGCCATCATTTGGGGTTACGAACATGCCGACCTGACACCCAAAGGCATTCGCAGCGGATGA
- a CDS encoding DUF2238 domain-containing protein, with translation MQKSGGIRAGFQGLEGMVVPVKIKALAGLRSSDYRWIAGIAVFHCIILMVGGHYTYAEVPLFDWFKEWFGFERNNYDKVGHFVQGFVPALIAREILIRKAIINGRGWMNFFIVSFCLAFSALYELIEWAVAEFSGESAEAFLGTQGYVWDTQSDMALALLGAVVALAVLGRWHDRQIASIRNTQKMLS, from the coding sequence ATGCAAAAGTCAGGCGGTATTCGGGCAGGCTTTCAGGGCTTGGAGGGTATGGTTGTGCCCGTAAAAATCAAAGCCCTCGCAGGTCTGCGAAGCTCTGATTACCGATGGATAGCGGGAATTGCTGTGTTTCACTGCATCATCTTGATGGTGGGTGGACACTACACCTACGCGGAAGTGCCGCTGTTTGACTGGTTCAAGGAATGGTTCGGCTTTGAGCGCAACAATTACGACAAAGTGGGGCATTTTGTGCAGGGTTTTGTGCCTGCGCTGATTGCCCGCGAAATCCTCATCCGCAAAGCCATCATTAACGGGCGCGGCTGGATGAATTTCTTCATTGTGAGTTTCTGTCTGGCATTCAGTGCGCTCTACGAGCTGATTGAATGGGCGGTCGCGGAATTTTCGGGCGAATCGGCTGAAGCGTTTTTGGGTACGCAAGGTTATGTGTGGGATACGCAATCGGATATGGCGCTGGCGTTACTGGGGGCTGTGGTTGCGCTGGCGGTGTTGGGGCGGTGGCATGATCGACAGATAGCATCAATCAGAAATACCCAGAAAATGCTATCCTAG
- a CDS encoding AAA family ATPase yields the protein MLQPLPVGIQTFSELRSRDCLYVDKTETIHRLLTTGKYFFLSRPRRFGKSLLLCHQRQRHVSGIFADHGRIEIQPRVDFFRPE from the coding sequence ATGTTGCAACCCCTACCTGTCGGTATCCAAACCTTTTCCGAGCTTCGCAGCCGTGACTGCCTGTATGTGGACAAAACGGAAACCATCCACCGCTTACTCACGACGGGGAAATACTTCTTCCTGTCGCGCCCGCGCCGCTTCGGAAAATCGTTATTGCTCTGTCATCAAAGACAGCGACACGTATCTGGAATTTTTGCTGATCACGGGCGTATCGAAATTCAGCCGCGTGTCGATTTTTTCCGACCTGAATAA
- a CDS encoding AAA family ATPase, which translates to MLITGVSKFSRVSIFSDLNNLADLTMHRRFATLTGYTQQELEHYFAPYMPELEQHCQLNRAELLEKIRYWYNGYTWDLQISLYNPFSVLNLFANGDFRNFWFESGTPTFLPKLMHRDKVYRLDKFKVDELMLGNYDLETLQLIPVMFQTGYLTLQSKDKRGMYWLDYPNREVRNSMLIFLMSEWAHVEPSYTTPMVVQLSDAFDDNDVPAIIEVIKTVFKKVPYQIFLQDREAYYHSLIYLTFFYLGQYAEAEVNDSNGRIDCVVKTPTHIFILEFKLDKTAKAAMDQIKNRGYAGGYATDPRPKVLIGINFSSETKSVDDWVVEEG; encoded by the coding sequence TTGCTGATCACGGGCGTATCGAAATTCAGCCGCGTGTCGATTTTTTCCGACCTGAATAATCTGGCGGATTTGACCATGCACCGCCGTTTTGCCACCTTGACGGGTTACACCCAACAAGAATTGGAGCATTATTTCGCGCCGTACATGCCTGAATTGGAGCAGCATTGCCAACTCAACCGCGCTGAATTGCTGGAAAAAATCCGTTATTGGTACAACGGCTATACGTGGGATTTACAAATCTCCCTGTACAACCCATTTTCGGTGCTAAACCTGTTTGCGAACGGTGATTTCCGCAATTTTTGGTTTGAATCCGGTACACCGACGTTTTTACCCAAGTTGATGCACCGCGATAAGGTGTATCGGCTGGATAAGTTCAAAGTGGATGAGTTAATGCTGGGTAATTACGATCTGGAAACTTTGCAACTGATTCCGGTGATGTTCCAGACGGGTTATTTGACGTTGCAAAGCAAAGACAAGCGCGGCATGTATTGGCTGGACTACCCTAACCGCGAAGTGCGTAATTCCATGCTGATTTTCCTGATGTCAGAATGGGCGCATGTCGAGCCATCCTATACCACCCCGATGGTGGTACAACTCAGTGATGCCTTCGATGACAACGATGTGCCTGCGATCATTGAGGTCATCAAAACGGTGTTCAAGAAAGTCCCTTACCAAATTTTCCTGCAAGACCGCGAAGCCTATTACCACAGCCTGATTTACCTGACATTTTTCTATCTGGGGCAATACGCCGAGGCAGAAGTCAACGACAGCAATGGGCGTATCGACTGCGTGGTGAAGACCCCGACCCACATTTTCATCCTCGAATTCAAATTGGATAAGACTGCGAAGGCGGCAATGGATCAGATTAAAAACCGGGGGTATGCGGGTGGGTACGCCACTGACCCGCGCCCAAAAGTGCTGATCGGCATCAATTTCAGCAGCGAGACCAAAAGCGTGGATGATTGGGTGGTCGAAGAAGGATGA
- a CDS encoding OmpA/MotB family protein, protein MQRKKKSHSDESQWLSVSDLMSGLMMVFLFISIAMMQIVNKDKDAAVDEKKRIEQIVKAYQENKTAIYDALQQEFAQDLKKWDAEIDRNSLTFTFKSPDILFAIGKDQLTPKFKEVLDDFFPRYLTVLTGAGGTIEQDGIKSFKNSITEIRIEGHTDSTWATTGSTLTDKDIYYNNMDLSQGRTRSVLTYIYDMSVIAEQRPWMKAHIAAVGLSSSHPVFKESACNSPEGSKPQTQSVCTEDLEKSRRVSFRILTNAEQQVQKILATF, encoded by the coding sequence ATGCAGCGGAAGAAAAAATCACATTCAGATGAATCACAATGGCTATCCGTATCTGACCTCATGTCGGGTTTGATGATGGTATTTCTATTTATTTCGATTGCAATGATGCAAATTGTCAATAAAGATAAAGACGCAGCCGTTGATGAGAAGAAGCGCATTGAGCAAATCGTCAAAGCCTATCAAGAGAATAAAACAGCTATTTATGATGCATTGCAACAAGAGTTCGCCCAAGACTTGAAAAAATGGGATGCTGAAATTGATCGAAATAGCCTTACCTTTACTTTTAAATCACCCGATATATTATTTGCGATAGGCAAAGACCAGCTAACACCAAAATTTAAAGAAGTTTTAGATGATTTTTTCCCACGCTATCTCACGGTGCTTACGGGTGCGGGTGGAACAATAGAACAGGATGGGATAAAAAGCTTTAAAAACTCAATCACTGAAATTCGTATTGAAGGCCATACTGACTCGACATGGGCTACAACGGGATCGACGCTGACCGACAAAGACATCTACTACAACAATATGGACTTATCTCAAGGAAGAACGCGATCCGTACTGACTTATATCTACGATATGTCGGTCATTGCTGAACAACGCCCGTGGATGAAGGCACACATTGCGGCTGTTGGCTTGTCATCATCGCACCCCGTATTCAAAGAATCAGCCTGCAATAGCCCAGAGGGAAGTAAACCCCAGACACAATCAGTCTGCACCGAGGATCTCGAAAAATCACGGCGCGTGTCATTTCGCATTTTGACCAACGCGGAACAGCAAGTGCAGAAAATATTGGCGACCTTCTGA
- a CDS encoding methyltransferase regulatory domain-containing protein, producing MNTAKLEFMGAASLTASHARTLLPNKVKALLKEVGDRNTQELFLDVYLNSSFRSDIYTRGVNGYLDEKTKLRRFENTRWMLAKPAQLDDAALEFTLSTGKYTLKKAVYMHLIERLAENGVVGFRDLINGLSSQEDAIRALMLMYNAHMIAPHYASTDTQPARRLNQVLLAQQGYQIALPYTRSQMRLKLFDAQFYYAALVSGTTDAKQLVSFVYEQFQRDNMAITHEGKTLRGDAMQAHLVKLEAKWRENILPILSCGGALDLALFSRSGSQVLPTEQSSTVSASQEVELAL from the coding sequence ATGAATACCGCGAAGTTGGAATTCATGGGCGCTGCTTCTCTGACCGCTAGCCATGCGCGTACTCTACTGCCTAACAAGGTCAAGGCGTTGCTGAAAGAGGTCGGTGATCGCAATACTCAAGAGTTATTTTTGGATGTTTACCTCAATTCTAGTTTCAGAAGTGACATTTATACGCGCGGCGTTAATGGGTATTTGGATGAAAAAACCAAACTACGCCGCTTTGAAAACACGCGCTGGATGTTAGCAAAACCTGCACAGCTTGACGATGCGGCGCTGGAATTTACCTTGTCAACAGGAAAATACACCCTCAAGAAAGCTGTTTATATGCACTTGATAGAACGTTTGGCTGAAAATGGCGTTGTCGGTTTTCGTGATCTTATCAATGGCTTATCTTCTCAAGAGGATGCAATTCGCGCCCTGATGCTGATGTACAATGCGCATATGATTGCCCCCCATTATGCGTCAACCGATACCCAGCCTGCACGGCGTTTGAATCAAGTGTTACTGGCGCAACAGGGTTATCAAATTGCGCTACCTTATACTCGCAGCCAAATGCGCCTGAAACTGTTCGATGCTCAGTTTTATTATGCAGCGTTGGTGTCGGGGACAACGGATGCCAAACAATTAGTCAGCTTTGTCTATGAGCAATTCCAGCGTGACAATATGGCGATTACGCATGAGGGTAAAACGTTGCGCGGTGATGCCATGCAAGCACATTTAGTCAAACTGGAAGCTAAATGGCGGGAAAATATTTTGCCAATCTTAAGCTGTGGTGGGGCACTGGATCTTGCGCTGTTCTCTCGGTCAGGAAGTCAGGTGTTACCGACTGAGCAATCATCAACCGTTAGCGCATCACAAGAAGTGGAGTTGGCATTGTAG
- the aroE gene encoding shikimate dehydrogenase: protein MTPNLLSDCYAVFGNPIAHSKSPRIHTLFGAQTGEAVEYGAICAEPEEFAQDVMMFLIAGGKGCNITVPFKQEAWELADELSDYAARAKAVNTLAFRDDGTMIGHNTDGIGIVRDLQQNHDISLQGKRILLLGAGGAVRGVLQPLLEMQPASLFIANRTAEKAVELAQDFAEFGKVSGGGFADISGQFDLIINGTAASLQGELPPLPDGCLAENGCTYDMMYSAKPTAFVAWGRAQGAAQALDGLGMLVEQAAEAFFIWRGVRPDTAPVLAQLRDELSRQ from the coding sequence ATGACACCTAACTTACTATCGGACTGTTACGCCGTATTCGGCAACCCCATCGCCCACAGCAAATCCCCGCGCATCCACACCCTCTTCGGCGCACAAACCGGCGAAGCGGTGGAATACGGCGCAATCTGTGCCGAGCCGGAAGAATTCGCCCAAGATGTAATGATGTTCCTCATCGCAGGCGGCAAAGGTTGCAATATCACCGTTCCCTTCAAGCAAGAAGCGTGGGAACTGGCAGACGAACTCAGCGATTACGCCGCCCGTGCCAAAGCCGTGAATACGCTGGCTTTCCGTGACGATGGCACGATGATCGGGCATAACACCGACGGCATCGGCATCGTGCGTGATTTGCAGCAAAACCACGATATTAGCTTACAGGGTAAGCGCATTCTGCTGTTAGGCGCAGGCGGGGCAGTGCGTGGTGTTTTGCAACCGTTGCTGGAAATGCAGCCCGCGAGCCTGTTCATTGCCAACCGTACTGCCGAGAAAGCGGTGGAATTGGCGCAGGATTTTGCGGAGTTCGGGAAAGTGTCCGGCGGTGGCTTTGCGGACATCAGCGGGCAGTTTGATCTGATTATCAATGGCACGGCTGCCAGCTTGCAGGGCGAGTTACCACCGCTGCCTGATGGTTGTTTAGCAGAGAATGGCTGCACTTATGACATGATGTATAGCGCCAAGCCCACCGCATTTGTGGCATGGGGCAGGGCGCAAGGTGCTGCTCAAGCCTTGGATGGTTTGGGGATGTTGGTTGAGCAAGCGGCTGAAGCGTTCTTTATCTGGCGCGGTGTGCGCCCTGATACCGCACCGGTATTGGCACAATTGCGTGACGAATTAAGCCGCCAATAA
- a CDS encoding Maf family protein produces MTRRLILGSTSPYRRELMQRLAIPFETAAPDIDETRFDGESALDMVLRLSLQKAQAVAAQYPDALIIGSDQCAVLHEQVIGKPGSHDNAVQQLQNSSGQTVAFLTGLCLYDSLDGSYQLDVVPFAVDFRELTDAEIDAYLRKDQPYNCSGSFRSESLGITLFKRMHGDDPSALMGLPLIRLSQMLKQACVDLLAA; encoded by the coding sequence ATGACCCGACGACTGATCCTTGGCTCGACCTCCCCGTATCGGCGCGAATTGATGCAGCGCTTGGCGATTCCCTTTGAAACTGCCGCACCGGATATTGACGAAACCCGCTTTGATGGCGAAAGCGCCCTTGACATGGTATTACGCTTATCCTTGCAAAAAGCCCAAGCGGTCGCGGCACAATACCCCGACGCGCTGATTATTGGCTCGGATCAATGCGCGGTATTGCATGAGCAAGTCATTGGCAAACCGGGTAGCCATGACAATGCAGTGCAGCAATTGCAAAACTCCTCTGGGCAAACCGTCGCCTTCCTGACCGGTTTGTGCTTGTATGACAGTCTCGATGGGTCGTATCAATTGGATGTCGTACCGTTTGCGGTGGATTTCCGGGAGTTGACCGATGCGGAAATTGATGCCTACCTGCGCAAAGACCAGCCGTATAACTGTTCAGGCAGTTTCCGCTCGGAAAGTTTGGGAATTACCTTGTTTAAACGTATGCATGGCGACGACCCCAGTGCTTTAATGGGGTTGCCACTGATTCGCTTGAGTCAAATGCTTAAACAGGCGTGCGTGGATTTATTGGCGGCTTAA
- a CDS encoding YceD family protein has product MLNRLPVDVNPFKLVEQGRCLAGVVPLQQLPRLAEVALAGTEDMAVTLDFTRSVGGRPMIKGHIRGNIVLECQRCMQPVTFPLDVPLQVALTTFESDERPEQEGLEAWLIEDERLFIQDFVEDEILLALPLVAKHEQCEPLRKLIEALPSDEPVTENEQADVAASAKKNPFAVLKNWKKPE; this is encoded by the coding sequence ATGTTGAACAGACTACCCGTAGACGTTAATCCCTTCAAACTGGTTGAGCAAGGAAGATGCTTAGCCGGTGTTGTGCCGTTGCAGCAATTGCCGCGCTTAGCGGAAGTTGCCTTGGCTGGTACGGAGGATATGGCGGTTACATTGGACTTCACCCGCAGTGTGGGTGGTCGCCCGATGATCAAGGGGCATATCCGTGGCAATATTGTGTTGGAATGCCAGCGCTGTATGCAGCCGGTGACGTTTCCCCTTGATGTGCCACTGCAAGTAGCACTGACAACGTTTGAGTCGGATGAACGCCCCGAACAAGAAGGCTTAGAGGCTTGGTTGATCGAGGACGAACGGCTATTTATACAGGATTTCGTTGAAGATGAAATTCTTCTGGCTCTGCCCTTAGTGGCGAAGCACGAACAGTGTGAACCGTTGCGCAAGTTGATTGAAGCGTTGCCATCGGATGAGCCTGTTACAGAAAATGAGCAAGCGGATGTTGCGGCCAGTGCCAAGAAAAATCCGTTTGCAGTGTTAAAAAATTGGAAAAAACCGGAGTAA
- the rpmF gene encoding 50S ribosomal protein L32 yields the protein MAVGQARMTRSKRGMRRSHDALSNPTLSVDATSGETHLRHHMTKDGFYRGRQIIKTAVAVEDEA from the coding sequence ATGGCAGTCGGTCAAGCTCGAATGACTCGTTCAAAACGCGGTATGCGCCGTTCACACGACGCGCTCTCTAACCCTACTTTGTCAGTGGATGCCACTTCAGGTGAAACTCACCTGCGTCATCACATGACCAAAGACGGTTTCTACCGTGGTCGTCAGATCATCAAAACAGCGGTTGCAGTGGAAGACGAAGCGTAA
- the plsX gene encoding phosphate acyltransferase PlsX: protein MAEQYRIALDAMGGDHGLSVVVPAALNALKQYQDLELILVGDETQINAALEQHKALSTPNLRIHHASQVVQMDESPAVALKNKKDSSMRVAINLVKAGEANAAVSAGNTGALMATARFVLKTLPGIDRPAICTVLPAMKGHTHMLDLGANVDSEAEHLYQFALMGSELVKAIDNNPNPKVGLLNVGQEAIKGNEQVKAANALLQGSALNYIGYVEGDDIYQGDVDVVVCDGFVGNVALKTSEGLAKMVSAQLKAGYSANLFTKLAALISMPVLKSFRRKFDPRRYNGASLLGLQGIVVKSHGGADSLAFANAIGIARSAVISNVPQRIHKQLESLHTQRQSA from the coding sequence ATGGCAGAACAGTATCGCATTGCGCTGGATGCGATGGGTGGCGATCACGGTTTATCGGTAGTGGTTCCGGCCGCTCTGAATGCATTGAAACAATACCAAGATCTTGAGCTGATTCTGGTGGGCGATGAAACCCAAATTAACGCCGCACTTGAACAGCATAAGGCGCTATCGACACCTAATTTGCGTATTCATCATGCCTCACAAGTGGTGCAAATGGATGAATCCCCTGCTGTTGCCTTGAAAAACAAAAAAGATTCTTCCATGCGGGTAGCCATTAATCTGGTTAAAGCGGGTGAAGCGAATGCGGCTGTCAGTGCCGGTAATACGGGGGCGCTGATGGCAACCGCCCGGTTTGTCTTGAAAACCTTACCCGGTATTGATCGCCCGGCTATTTGTACCGTGTTGCCTGCGATGAAGGGGCATACCCACATGCTGGATTTGGGCGCGAATGTTGATTCTGAAGCCGAGCATCTGTACCAATTTGCGCTGATGGGGTCAGAATTGGTCAAAGCCATCGACAATAATCCCAACCCTAAAGTGGGTTTGCTCAATGTTGGTCAAGAAGCGATTAAAGGCAATGAGCAGGTAAAAGCCGCGAATGCATTACTGCAAGGTAGCGCGTTGAATTACATTGGCTATGTGGAAGGCGATGACATTTACCAAGGTGATGTGGATGTGGTGGTTTGTGACGGGTTTGTCGGCAATGTGGCACTGAAAACCAGCGAAGGTTTGGCGAAAATGGTTTCAGCGCAGCTCAAAGCCGGTTACAGCGCCAATCTGTTTACCAAATTAGCCGCCTTAATTTCCATGCCTGTGTTGAAATCATTCCGGCGCAAATTCGACCCTAGGCGCTATAATGGGGCAAGTTTGCTAGGTTTGCAGGGTATTGTGGTGAAAAGTCACGGTGGTGCGGATAGTTTAGCGTTTGCTAACGCTATTGGCATTGCCCGCAGTGCCGTTATTAGCAATGTTCCACAACGTATTCATAAACAACTAGAAAGTTTGCATACACAGAGGCAGAGCGCATGA